One genomic window of Solanum dulcamara chromosome 10, daSolDulc1.2, whole genome shotgun sequence includes the following:
- the LOC129870653 gene encoding serine/threonine-protein phosphatase 2A 65 kDa regulatory subunit A beta isoform-like, whose protein sequence is MRERDLIDWFVSLVKRLAAGEWFTARVSACGLFHIVYPSAPEMLKAELRSIYSQLCQDDMPMVRRSAATNLGKFAATIEPAYLKTDIMKIFEDLTHDDQDSVRLLAVEGCAALGKLLESQDCVAHILPVIVNFSQDKSWRVRYVVANQLYELCEAVGPEPARTDLVPTYVHLLWDNEAEVCIAAAGKATKFSQILSPELAIQLVLPHVKELSSDSSQHVRSSLASVIMGMAAVLGKDATIGHLLPVFLSLLKDEFPDVRLNIISKLDQVNQVIGIDLLSQSLLPAIVELAEDRHWRVRLAIIEYIPLLASQLGVGFFDDKLGALCKQWLQDEVYSIRDAAANNLKRLAEEFGPEWAMQHIIPQVLDVINNSHYFYRVTILRAISLLAPVMGSEITCSKLLPVVITAAKDRVPNIKLNVAKVLQSLIPVVDQSVAEKTIRTSLVELAEDPDVDVRFYASQALQSIDVVMMSS, encoded by the exons ATGAGGGAGAGGGATTTGATTGATTGGTTTGTCTCTCTTGTGAAG AGGCTGGCAGCTGGTGAATGGTTCACGGCTAGAGTTTCTGCTTGTGGACTATTTCACATTGTTTACCCAAGTGCCCCTGAGATGTTAAAGGCAGAGCTCCGGTCCATATATAGTCAGTTGTGTCAAGATGACATGCCTATGGTGAGAAGGTCAGCTGCAACAAACTTGGGGAAGTTTGCTGCTACCATTGAACCAGCTTACCTCAAGACTGacatcatgaaaatatttgaagatcTTACACATGATG ATCAAGATTCTGTACGCTTACTAGCAGTTGAGGGCTGTGCTGCACTAGGCAAGTTGCTGGAGTCCCAGGATTGTGTTGCACATATTCTTCCTGTCATTGTCAACTTCTCTCAG GATAAGTCTTGGCGTGTACGGTACGTGGTTGCAAACCAGTTGTATGAACTGTGTGAAGCTGTGGGACCTGAGCCGGCCAG GACGGACTTGGTTCCTACTTATGTGCATTTGCTGTGGGATAATGAAGCTGAAGTGTGTATAGCTGCTGCAGGGAAAGCCACCAAATTCAGTCAGATTCTTAGCCCTGAGCTTGCTATACAGCTTGTTCTTCCCCATGTGAAG GAATTGTCATCAGACTCATCGCAGCATGTTAGATCTTCTTTGGCTTCTGTTATAATGGGGATGGCTGCTGTCCTGGGGAAG GATGCAACCATTGGACATCTTCTTCCagtttttctttcccttctGAAGGATGAATTTCCTGATGTGCGCCTCAACATCATTAGCAAACTTGATCAAGTCAATCAG GTGATTGGAATTGATTTATTATCCCAATCTTTGTTGCCAGCTATTGTTGAGTTGGCAGAGGATAGGCATTGGCGAGTTCGTCTGGCTATAATAGAATACATACCTCTGTTGGCCAGTCAGTTGGGTGTAGGATTTTTTGATGATAAGCTTGGCGCCCTTTGCAAGCAGTGGTTACAGGATGAG GTTTATTCAATCAGAGACGCTGCAGCTAATAACTTAAAGCGCCTTGCGGAAGAATTTGGTCCAGAGTGGGCAATGCAGCATATAATTCCTCAG GTTTTGGATGTGATTAATAATTCACATTATTTCTATCGTGTGACAATACTTAGGGCAATTTCTTTACTTGCACCTGTGATGGGTTCTGAGATAACATGCTCTAAGTTGCTGCCGGTGGTTATTACAGCAGCAAAGGACAG AGTGCCCAACATCAAACTTAATGTTGCAAAGGTGTTGCAGTCCCTTATCCCCGTTGTTGACCAATCA GTGGCGGAGAAAACAATTCGCACTAGTTTAGTAGAGCTAGCTGAGGACCCTGATGTCGATGTCCGTTTTTATGCAAGTCAAGCACTTCAGTCAATTGATGTTGTCATGATGTCAAGTTAG